Proteins encoded together in one Lathyrus oleraceus cultivar Zhongwan6 chromosome 5, CAAS_Psat_ZW6_1.0, whole genome shotgun sequence window:
- the LOC127085519 gene encoding protein PELPK1, with product MASISLSTIIFPFMILVILSAKSSIMIVEARKLLESSTPQLPKLDLPLLPNPEFPKVPELPKLEIPKLPELSNSELPKIPELPKLEISKVHELPKPELPMIPELPKPEILEVPELPKSELPKVPELPKPEIPKVHELPKPELPMVPKLPKPEIPKVPELPKSELPKVPKLSKPEISKVHKLPKPELPKVHELSKPEIPKVPELPKPELPMVPELPKPEIPKVPELPKSELPKVPKLPKPEIPKVSELPKSELPKVSEIPKSEIPKARELPKSELPKIPELPKPEISKVSELPKSELPKLPEFPKPELPKFNVTELPKFELPKIPELPEIPELPKPELPKINIPELPKPKQPKFPEMSKVVPTTTP from the coding sequence ATGGCTTCCATTAGTTTGTCAACAATCATTTTTCCATTTATGATTCTAGTTATTTTGTCGGCAAAAAGTAGTATAATGATTGTCGAGGCACGCAAACTTCTAGAGTCAAGCACGCCTCAACTCCCAAAACTTGATTTGCCACTTCTACCAAATCCCGAGTTTCCTAAGGTTCCTGAGCTACCTAAATTAGAAATTCCTAAACTACCTGAGTTATCAAATTCCGAGCTGCCTAAAATTCCTGAATTACCTAAGCTTGAAATTTCTAAAGTACATGAATTACCAAAACCTGAGTTACCTATGATTCCTGAATTACCTAAGCCAGAAATTCTTGAAGTACCTGAGTTACCAAAGTCCGAATTGCCTAAAGTTCCTGAATTACCTAAGCCTGAAATTCCTAAAGTACATGAGTTACCAAAGCCTGAGTTGCCTATGGTTCCTAAATTACCTAAGCCAGAAATTCCTAAAGTACCTGAGTTACCAAAGTCTGAGTTGCCTAAAGTTCCTAAATTATCTAAACCAGAAATTTCTAAAGTACATAAGTTACCAAAGCCTGAGCTGCCTAAAGTTCATGAATTATCAAAGCCAGAAATTCCTAAAGTACCTGAGTTACCAAAGCCTGAGCTGCCTATGGTTCCTGAATTACCTAAGCCAGAAATTCCTAAAGTACCTGAGTTACCAAAGTCCGAGTTGCCTAAAGTTCCTAAATTACCTAAGCCTGAAATTCCTAAAGTATCTGAGTTACCAAAGTCCGAGCTACCTAAAGTTTCTGAAATACCTAAGTCAGAAATTCCTAAAGCACGTGAATTACCAAAGTCAGAGCTGCCTAAAATTCCTGAATTACCTAAGCCAGAAATTTCTAAAGTATCTGAGTTACCAAAGTCAGAATTACCTAAGCTACCTGAATTTCCAAAACCCGAACTACCTAAATTTAATGTAACTGAATTGCCCAAATTCGAACTACCTAAAATTCCAGAATTGCCTGAAATTCCTGAACTTCCTAAACCTGAACTACCCAAGATCAATATTCCAGAACTACCTAAACCTAAGCAACCTAAATTCCCTGAAATGTCTAAAGTTGTTCCAACCACTACTCCATAA